CGCCACGAGCTCGTCGTGGGTGGCCCAGAACTGGTCCATGGGCAGGTCCTGGCCGGCGAGGTGGGCGGCGAGGTACTCCAGGCGGCGGTGCCACGTGGCGGCCTGCTCGACCGGGTCGGTGAGGTCCTCGTGGCGCACCGTCACGCGGCTGCCCTCCTCGAGGACCTCCATGTCGAACCCGACGGTGGTCTTGGGCTGGTCGGGGACCTCCCAGCTGATGGTCAGCCGGCTGCGGCGCTCCCAGCGACGCACGACGTGGCGGGTGCGCACCCCCGAGTCGTGCTCGAGGGAGTAGCCGGGGCCCGGACCGGGAGCGCCCTCGACGACGCGGGCGAGCCAGGTCGAGAGCTCCACGGGCCGGGTCAGCGCGGACCAGACGGCCTCGGGCTCGACGTCGACGTCGACGTGCACGACGGCCGCGCGGGGGGCCACCTGTCCGACGGGCGAGCCCGCCGTCGTTTCACTCCACATGGGGCATCCAGTCGTCGAGATGGGGGACCGGCGAGGCCCGGGTCGGACACGAGCCGAGGTGGGCCGTCGCGGTCGGTGACGAGCGACGGGCGTCGTCGCTGGTCAGGGACTTTACCCGTCCCGGAGTGACCGGGGCCACTGCGGGGTGCTCGTCGCCGACGCGCAGGTCGCGCGACCGCGCTGGACGGGTGGGCCCGGCTACCGTGTTCGGGTGACCAGCGCACGCGAGGACGTCTTCGTCGGCCCCTACCGCCTGCTGGCCCCGCTGGGCGAGGGCGGCATGGGCGTGGTCCACCTGGCGATGGCTCCCGACGGCCGCCGGGTGGCCCTGAAGGTGCTGCGCCCGCACATCGTCGGCGACCAGGAGGCCCGCGAGCGGCTCGCGCGCGAGGTCAGCTCGCTGCGCCGGATCACCAGCCCCCGGATCGCCGAGATCCTCGACGCCGACCCCGACGGCCCGGTGCCCTACGTCGTGACCCGCTACGTGCCCGGCCTGCCCCTCTACCACCACGTCGCCGAGGAGGGGCCGATCACCGGCCGCGACCTCGTGCACGCCGCCGACTGCCTGGCCGAGGCCCTCGGCGCGGTCCACGCCGGCGGCGTCCTGCACCGCGACATCAAGCCGACCAACGTGCTGATGGAGGGCCGCTCGCCCGTCCTCATCGACTTCGGCCTGGCCCGGGTGGCCGAGGACCCCCGGCTGACCCAGACGGGGTGGCTGCTCGGCACGCCGGGCTACCTGGCGCCCGAGATCCTCTACGGCGAGGAGGCCAGCCCGGCCTCGGACGTGCACGCCTGGGCGGCGACGCTGGTGTTCGCGGCGACCGGCCGGCCGCCGTACGGCGGGGGCCCGGCGATGGCGATCATGGACCGCGTCCGGCGCGGGGAGCACGACCTCGGCGGCGTGCCCGCCCCGATGTCGGCGCTGCTGGCGCGCTGCCTCGCGCCCGAGCCGGAGGACCGGCCGACGCTGCCGCAGGTGCGGCAGTGGCTGGCCCAGGAGCGCGCGGGCCAGGACGGGACCCGCCGGGGCGACCTGCCCGTGGCGGCCGCCCCGGCCCCCGAGCTGTGGACGATGCCGTTCGCGCCGACCCCGGTGCCCGGCCAGGAGACCGACGTCGTGCCGCTGGCCTCGGCGGCGCACGAGGAGGACCCGGCCGCGGCCGCGACGACCACCTTCCCGGCGTACCGCGAGGCCGAGCCCTACCAGCGGCCCCCGGCCGTCGCGCCCGCCCCGACCACCACCCTGGCTCCGGGGCCGCCGGCCTGGCTGGCCCCGACCCCGACCGAGCCGAGCCGGGCGCAGCGGGTGCTGCAGCTGGCCGGCCTCGCCGCGCTGGCCGGAGCGACGGTGGCCTACGCGCCGTACCTCGGCACCGCGCTCGTCGGCCTGGCCGTGCTGCTGCTCCGGGCCGGGTCGATCACCCGCCAGCGCCACGACCGACGGCGCCGGCTGCGCGGCCGCGAGCGGTGGTACGACGTGCCCGCCTCGGTGCTCGCCTCGCCCGGCTACCTCGCGCTCGCGCTGCTCGGCACCGTCTCGGGCGTGGTCGTGGGGGCGGTGGTGGGCCTGGCGATGTTCTCCATCGGCTACCTGCTGCAGCTGCGGATCGCGGTCTGCCTCGTGCTGGCGGGGATCGGCTTCGTGCCCACGCTGTGGTGGGGTCCCGGGTCGCAGCGGCTGCGCGAGTCGACCCGCTCGCTGGTCACCCGGACCGCCCGCACCGAGTTCCTCGGCTGGTTCGTCGCGGTGATGGGCGCCGTCGGCGCCGCCGCCCTGCTCGGCGTGCTGCTCTCCGCCGGTCCCAACTGGGCCCCCGACGTCGCGGCTCCCTGGAACCGCTGAGGCCGCATCCTGGTACGCCGTTCCGAGGGGCGGACGTCTCGTGGCAGAGTGGCCGCGTGCTCAGCCGCCTGATCATCGCCTAGCGCGACGGCCCCGCTCGACGGGCCGCCGCGCCGACCTCTCGTCCTCACGGGGGGTCTTTTTCTTTGCCCCCCGCACCGAAGGACCCGGACCATGACCAGCCGCACCGGTGACCTGTTCCACGTCTACGACACGACGCTGCGCGACGGCGCCCAGCAGGAGGGCCTCAACCTGTCTGTCGCCGACAAGCTGGCCATCGCGCGCCACGTCGACGGGCTCGGGGTCGGCTTCATCGAGGGCGGCTGGCCCGGCGCGAACCCCAAGGACACCGAGTTCTTCGCCCGCGCCCGCGAGGAGCTGGACCTCCGGCACGCGCGGCTGGCGGCGTTCGGGGCGACCCGGCGGGCCGGCGTGGCCGCCGCGGACGACCCGCTCGTGGCGGCGCTGCGCGACTCGGGCGCCGGCGTGGTGACGCTGGTGGCCAAGTCGCACGACCGCCACGTCGAGCTGGCGCTGCGCACCACGCTGGAGGAGAACCTCGCGATGGTGCGCGACACCGTGGCCCACCTGCGCGCCGAGGGCCAGCGGGTCTTCCTCGACGCGGAGCACTTCTTCGACGGCTACCGCGACAACCGCGACTACGCCCTGGAGGTGCTGCGCACCGCGTTCGAGGCCGGGGCCGACGTGGCGGCGCTGTGCGACACCAACGGCGGCATGCTGCCCACCTGGGTGGGCGACGTCGTGGGCGACGTGGTCGCGGCGACCGGCGGCCGCGTCGGCATCCACTGCCACAACGACACCGGCTGCGCCGTGGCCAACACCCTGGCCGCCGTGGACGCCGGCGCCACCCACGTGCAGGGCACCCTCAACGGCTACGGCGAGCGCACCGGCAACGCCGACCTCGTCACCGTGGTCGCCAACCTCGAGCTCAAGCTCGGCACCGAGGTGCTGCCCGCCGGCCTGCTGCGCGAGGCCACCCGGGTGGCCCACGCGGTCGCCGAGGTCACCAACGTGCCCCCCGCCTCGCGCCAGCCGTACGTCGGCACGAGCGCGTTCGCGCACAAGGCGGGCCTGCACGCCAGCGCGATCAAGGTCGACCCGTTCCTCTACCAGCACATGGACCCCGAGGGCGTCGGCAACGACATGAGGCTGCTGGTCTCCGACATGGCCGGCCGCGCCTCGATCGAGCTCAAGGGCCGCGAGCTCGGCTTCGAGCTCGACGCGGCCACCGTGCAGCGGGTGACCGCGCGGGTCAAGGACCTCGAGGCCCGCGGCTTCACCTTCGAGGCCGCGGACGCCTCCTTCGAGCTGCTGCTCGTCGAGGAGGTGGAGGGCCTGCGGCCGGCGTACGTCGAGGTCGAGTCGTGGCGCGTCATCACCGAGACCCGGATCGCCGAGGAGGCGGTCTCCGAGGCGACCGTCAAGCTGCGCGCGGGCGGGGCCCGGATCGTGGTGACCGGCGAGGGCAACGGGCCCGTCAACGCGCTCGACTCGGCGCTGCGCCAGGCGATCTCGCAGCTCTACCCCGAGATCGTGAAGTTCGAGCTGATCGACTACAAGGTGCGCATCCTCGACCAGGGCCACGGCACCGACGCCATCACCCGGGTGCTGATCGAGACCACCGACGGCGAGAGCTCCTGGGTGACGGTCGGCGTGGGCCACAACGTCATCGAGGCGTCGTGGATGGCGCTCATCGACAGCCTCACCTTCGGGCTGCGCCGCCACGACGCCTGAGTGCGTCAGGCGGGGCCGCTAGGGTCGCGCCACAGACCCGGCGACCGGTCCGGGCAGCGCGCGAGAGGCCCCCGATGACGGACGTGAAGCAGCACAAGATCCTGCTCGACGAGAGCGAGATGCCGACCCGCTGGTACAACGTCCTGCACGACCTCCCGACGCCGCCGCCCCCGCCGCTGCACCCCGGCACCGGGCAGCCGATCGGGCCCGAGGACCTCACCCCGCTGTTCCCGATGGCGCTGATCGAGCAGGAGGTCTCGACCGAGCAGTACGTCGACATCCCCGACGAGGTCCTCGACGTCTACCGGTTGTGGCGCCCGAGCCCGCTGTTCCGTGCCCACCGCCTCGAGAAGGCGCTGGGCACCCCGGCGAAGATCTACTACAAGTACGAAGGCGTCTCGCCCGCCGGCTCGCACAAGCCCAACACCGCCGTGCCGCAGGCCTACTACAACAAGCAGGCCGGCATCTCGAAGCTCACCACCGAGACCGGCGCCGGCCAGTGGGGCACCTCGCTGGCCTTCGCCTGCGCGCAGTACGACATGGAGTGCGAGGTCTGGCAGGTCCGGGCCTCCTACGACCAGAAGCCCTACCGCCGGATGATGATCGAGACCTTCGGCGGCACGGTCCACCCCAGCCCCTCGGAGCTGACCGCCGCGGGCCGCGCCATCCTGGCCGAGCACCCCGACTCCACCGGCTCGCTCGGGATCGCCATCAGCGAGGCCGTCGAGGTCGCCGCCCAGGACCCGACGATCAACTACGCGCTCGGCAGCGTGCTCAACCACGTGCTGCTGCACCAGACGATCATCGGCGAGGAGGCGCTGCTCCAGCTGGCCAAGATCGGCGAGACCCCCGACCTGCTCGTCGGCTGCACCGGCGGTGGGTCCAACTTCGGCGGGCTGATGTTCCCCTTCCTGCGCGAGAAGTGGGCGGGACGGATCTCGCCGGAGGTGCGCGCCGTCGAGCCGAGCGCCTGCCCGACGCTGACCCAGGGCACCTACGCCTACGACTTCGGCGACACCGCCGGCATGACGCCGCTGATGAAGATGCACACGCTGGGCCACGACTTCGTGCCCGACCCGATCCACTCGGGCGGGCTGCGCTACCACGGCATGAGCCCGCTGATCAGCCACCTCTACGAGACCGGCGAGATCGGGGCGGTCGCCAAGCCGCAGTCCGAGTGCTTCGCGGCCGGCGTGCTCTTCGCCCGGACCGAGGGCATCGTGCCGGCGCCCGAGCCGACCCACGCGCTGGCCGCGGCCATCGAGGAGGCGGTGCGCTGCAAGGAGACCGGCGAGGAGAAGGTCATCCTCACCGCGCTGTGCGGCCACGGCCACCTCGACCTGCCCGCCTACGCCGCCTACCTCGCGGGCGACGTCGAGGACACCTCGTGGGAGGACGACGCCCTCCAGGCGGCGGTCGCCGAGGCCCTGACCAAGCTGGCGCAGCTGTCCTGACGATGGCCGAGCTCCACGACCTCACGGCCCTCGAGCAGGGCGCGGCGATCGCGGCGGGGGAGACCTCGAGCGCCGAGCTCGTCGAGCACTACCTGGCGCGCGTCGAGGCCCGCGGCAGCGAGCTGGGTGCCTTCGTCACCGTGACGCCCGAGCGGGCGCGGGCGGCCGCCCGGGCGGTGGTGGCGACGGGCCCGCTCGCCGGGGTGCCGACGGCGGTCAAGGACCTCAACGCGACCGCGGGCGTGCGCACCACCTTCGGCTCGCCGGTCTTCGCCGAGCACGTGCCCGAGGTCGACGACGAGGTGGTGCGCCGCCTCGCCGCCGGCGGCCTGGTCAGCCTGGGCAAGACCAGCACGCCGGAGTTCGGCTCACCCTGCTACACCGAGCCCGAGGGGCTGCTCCCGGCCGTCACGCCCTGGGACACCACCCGGATGGCGGGCGGCTCCAGCGGCGGCGCCGGGGCCGCCGTGGCGGCCGGCCTGGTGCCCCTCGCCCAGGGGTCCGACGGAGGCGGGTCCATCCGGATCCCCGCCAGCTGCTGCGGGCTGGTGGGGCTCAAGCCCACGCGGGGCCGCATCTCCGGCGCCCCGACCTACGGCGACCCCGTCGGCCTCTCGACCGCGGGGCCGCTGGCCCGGACCGTGCGCGACGCCGCGGCCCTGCTCGACGTCATGGCCGGCCGCGCCGTCGGCGACCCGTCGTGGGCCCCGGAGCCGGCCGTGCCGTTCCTCGAGGCCTGCGACCGCGAGCCCGGCCGGCTGCGGGTCGGCCGGTTCCTGGAGCCGGTCATCGCCGACGTCGGCCCGCAGGGGC
This genomic interval from Nocardioides scoriae contains the following:
- a CDS encoding serine/threonine-protein kinase; the protein is MTSAREDVFVGPYRLLAPLGEGGMGVVHLAMAPDGRRVALKVLRPHIVGDQEARERLAREVSSLRRITSPRIAEILDADPDGPVPYVVTRYVPGLPLYHHVAEEGPITGRDLVHAADCLAEALGAVHAGGVLHRDIKPTNVLMEGRSPVLIDFGLARVAEDPRLTQTGWLLGTPGYLAPEILYGEEASPASDVHAWAATLVFAATGRPPYGGGPAMAIMDRVRRGEHDLGGVPAPMSALLARCLAPEPEDRPTLPQVRQWLAQERAGQDGTRRGDLPVAAAPAPELWTMPFAPTPVPGQETDVVPLASAAHEEDPAAAATTTFPAYREAEPYQRPPAVAPAPTTTLAPGPPAWLAPTPTEPSRAQRVLQLAGLAALAGATVAYAPYLGTALVGLAVLLLRAGSITRQRHDRRRRLRGRERWYDVPASVLASPGYLALALLGTVSGVVVGAVVGLAMFSIGYLLQLRIAVCLVLAGIGFVPTLWWGPGSQRLRESTRSLVTRTARTEFLGWFVAVMGAVGAAALLGVLLSAGPNWAPDVAAPWNR
- a CDS encoding amidase, with the translated sequence MAELHDLTALEQGAAIAAGETSSAELVEHYLARVEARGSELGAFVTVTPERARAAARAVVATGPLAGVPTAVKDLNATAGVRTTFGSPVFAEHVPEVDDEVVRRLAAGGLVSLGKTSTPEFGSPCYTEPEGLLPAVTPWDTTRMAGGSSGGAGAAVAAGLVPLAQGSDGGGSIRIPASCCGLVGLKPTRGRISGAPTYGDPVGLSTAGPLARTVRDAAALLDVMAGRAVGDPSWAPEPAVPFLEACDREPGRLRVGRFLEPVIADVGPQGLDPAVVAAYDATSRLLEDLGHEVVEIEAPLGREAVPFFETCWAVLTAQSVVPLPEAARPLLRPLTRWLADRGTAVSGPEFALALGELRRVAARALAAVAAYDVVLTPTLAQQPLPVGAIRDDADPAADFEAQKRFTPYTSMWNVTGSPAVSLPVHVSPEGLPVGVMLAARPGEEALLLSLAAQVEAADPWRERHPPGW
- the cimA gene encoding citramalate synthase; this translates as MTSRTGDLFHVYDTTLRDGAQQEGLNLSVADKLAIARHVDGLGVGFIEGGWPGANPKDTEFFARAREELDLRHARLAAFGATRRAGVAAADDPLVAALRDSGAGVVTLVAKSHDRHVELALRTTLEENLAMVRDTVAHLRAEGQRVFLDAEHFFDGYRDNRDYALEVLRTAFEAGADVAALCDTNGGMLPTWVGDVVGDVVAATGGRVGIHCHNDTGCAVANTLAAVDAGATHVQGTLNGYGERTGNADLVTVVANLELKLGTEVLPAGLLREATRVAHAVAEVTNVPPASRQPYVGTSAFAHKAGLHASAIKVDPFLYQHMDPEGVGNDMRLLVSDMAGRASIELKGRELGFELDAATVQRVTARVKDLEARGFTFEAADASFELLLVEEVEGLRPAYVEVESWRVITETRIAEEAVSEATVKLRAGGARIVVTGEGNGPVNALDSALRQAISQLYPEIVKFELIDYKVRILDQGHGTDAITRVLIETTDGESSWVTVGVGHNVIEASWMALIDSLTFGLRRHDA
- a CDS encoding SRPBCC domain-containing protein; this translates as MAPRAAVVHVDVDVEPEAVWSALTRPVELSTWLARVVEGAPGPGPGYSLEHDSGVRTRHVVRRWERRSRLTISWEVPDQPKTTVGFDMEVLEEGSRVTVRHEDLTDPVEQAATWHRRLEYLAAHLAGQDLPMDQFWATHDELVAAYSPS
- a CDS encoding TrpB-like pyridoxal phosphate-dependent enzyme; translated protein: MTDVKQHKILLDESEMPTRWYNVLHDLPTPPPPPLHPGTGQPIGPEDLTPLFPMALIEQEVSTEQYVDIPDEVLDVYRLWRPSPLFRAHRLEKALGTPAKIYYKYEGVSPAGSHKPNTAVPQAYYNKQAGISKLTTETGAGQWGTSLAFACAQYDMECEVWQVRASYDQKPYRRMMIETFGGTVHPSPSELTAAGRAILAEHPDSTGSLGIAISEAVEVAAQDPTINYALGSVLNHVLLHQTIIGEEALLQLAKIGETPDLLVGCTGGGSNFGGLMFPFLREKWAGRISPEVRAVEPSACPTLTQGTYAYDFGDTAGMTPLMKMHTLGHDFVPDPIHSGGLRYHGMSPLISHLYETGEIGAVAKPQSECFAAGVLFARTEGIVPAPEPTHALAAAIEEAVRCKETGEEKVILTALCGHGHLDLPAYAAYLAGDVEDTSWEDDALQAAVAEALTKLAQLS